One segment of Bacillus alkalisoli DNA contains the following:
- the recU gene encoding Holliday junction resolvase RecU: MNIRYPNGKLYEQKNAPTKQAQQKVQYGNRGMSLEEDLHETNLYYLNRQIAVIHKKPTPVQIVQVDYPQRSAAVIKEAYFKLASTTDFNGVYKGRYVDFEAKETKNKTSFPLQNFHEHQISHMKDVLKQNGICFVILMFSVLNEVYLLPAEKLLDYWDRKASGGRKSITKAEIEQDGYLLPIGYQPRIDYIKVIDKLYC, translated from the coding sequence ATGAATATAAGGTATCCTAACGGAAAGCTTTATGAGCAAAAAAATGCTCCTACTAAGCAAGCTCAACAAAAAGTACAATATGGTAACCGAGGCATGTCGTTAGAGGAAGATTTACATGAAACGAATCTGTATTATTTAAACAGACAAATTGCCGTTATACATAAAAAACCGACACCAGTGCAAATTGTACAAGTTGACTACCCACAAAGGAGTGCAGCTGTCATTAAAGAAGCTTATTTCAAATTAGCTTCCACAACCGATTTTAACGGGGTATACAAAGGAAGATATGTTGATTTTGAGGCAAAGGAAACAAAAAATAAAACATCCTTTCCATTACAAAACTTCCATGAGCATCAAATAAGTCATATGAAAGATGTGTTGAAACAAAATGGAATTTGTTTCGTCATATTAATGTTCAGTGTTTTAAACGAAGTGTACTTATTACCTGCAGAAAAGCTTTTAGATTATTGGGATAGAAAAGCATCTGGGGGTAGAAAGTCTATTACTAAAGCGGAAATAGAACAAGATGGCTACCTCTTACCTATTGGCTATCAACCTAGAATTGACTATATTAAAGTTATAGACAAGTTGTACTGCTAA